ATGAAAGATGGCGATAAAGTGTTCGAGGATAATGGCGTGAAGGTGGTCATTGACAAGAAAAGCATGCTCTATCTATTAGGCACAACACTGGACTTTAGCGGCGGATTGAACGGTAAGGGTTTCCAATTCGTGAACCCTAATGCGAGTCGGACGTGTGGGTGTGGGGAGAGTTTTTCGATCTGAATCAAATGAACCGCAACGACGCAACGTAATTGCATCTCCTATTATGGGCACACGTGGCCTGTTCCAGGGTGCATCTTCGGAAGCTTTTCGCTGTCGCATGATCGCGTTTAAAACCAACTGATCGCATTTGCGGTTAATTAGTACATGGCACAAGAGACAGACGATATCCTGAAGGAAGTTACCGAGAAGGAGTACGCCTACGGGTTTATCACCGACATTGAAAGCGAGAAGGCTGAGAAGGGGTTGAGCGAGGAGATCGTGCGTTTTATCAGCGCGAAGAAGAATGAACCGGAGTGGATGTTGGATTGGCGACTTGAAGCCTATCACGCATGGCTGAAGATGGAGGAGCCGCACTGGGCCCATGTGAATTACCCGAAGATCGATTACCAGAATGCATATTACTACAGCGCGCCGAAAAAGAAACCGCAGCTGAACAGTTTGGATGAGGCGGATCCGGAGTTGGTAAAGACCTTCGAAAAGTTGGGTATTTCGTTGGAGGAACAGAAGCGCTTGGTCGGTGTTGCTGTGGATGTAGTATTCGATAGCGTAAGCGTGAAGACCACGTTCCAAGCGGCGTTGAAGGAGAAGGGGATCATCTTTTCCAGTTTCAGTGATGCCGTGCAGAATCACCCTGATCTGGTCAAGAAATACTTAGGAAGTGTAGTGCCGCGCACCGATAATTATTTCGCGGCATTGAATAGCGCGGTATTCAGCGATGGTAGCTTTTGCTACATACCTCCTGGAGTGCGGTGCCCTATGGAGTTGAGCACGTATTTCAGGATCAACGAGGCAATGACCGGCCAATTCGAACGCACGTTGTTAATAGCAGATGAAGGCGCTTACGTAAGCTATTTGGAAGGATGCACTGCGCCCGTACGCGATGAACACCAGTTGCATGCAGCGGTCGTTGAATTGGTCGCGCTGAAAGATGCTGAGATCAAATACAGCACAGTTCAGAACTGGTACCCTGGTGATAAGAACGGAAAGGGCGGGATCTATAATTTCGTTACGAAACGTGCCCTGTGTGCTGGCGATAACAGCAAGATCAGCTGGACCCAAGTAGAGACCGGAAGTGCGATCACATGGAAGTACCCGAGCTGTGTTCTGAAAGGCGATAACAGCATAGGGGAATTCTACAGCGTAGCCGTTACGAACAACAAACAACAAGCCGATACCGGAACGAAAATGATCCACATCGGTAAAGGCACGAAAAGCACCATCATCAGCAAAGGGATCAGTGCTGGCCTTAGCAATAACAGCTATCGTGGTTTGGTCAAGATCGGTCGCGGTGCGAAGGGTGCTCGGAATTTCAGCCAGTGCGATTCGTTGTTATTGGGTGATCGTTGCGGTGCACACACGTTTCCTTATATTGAGAGCGAGAACCCTAGTGCAATAGTGGAACACGAAGCCACCACGAGCAAGATCGGTGAGGACCAGATCTTCTATCTGAATCAACGCGGGATCGCAACGGAAAAGGCTGTTTCGCTGATCGTGAACGGATACTGCAAGGAAGTACTTAACCAATTGCCCATGGAGTTTGCCGTGGAGGCGCAAAAGTTGTTGGCTGTTTCGCTTGAAGGTAGTGTTGGCTGATCCGAATTCTGATACGGCCGATCATACTATGAACTGGAACGATGTATTAGGTTACGCCAACCACGGTAATCCGGAACCTCCGAGCCGTGTTGAGAAAACAGAAGTTGAGTGGAAAGCTGTGCTGACCGCCGAGCAATTCCGCGTAACACGCTTGAAGGGAACCGAGCGTGCATTCAGCTCAGAAGCGTGTTCACTTTTTGAACCTGGCATCTACAAATGTGTTTGTTGTAAAACTGAATTATTCGACGCCAGCTCCAAGTTCGAGAGTGGGACTGGTTGGCCTTCGTTCACCCAACCGATCGCAGAGAATGTGATAGCGCACCACATGGATAAGACCTATGGCATGGTACGTATAGAGACCATATGCAATGTGTGCGATGCACACCTTGGACACGCATTTCCCGATGGACCAGCGCCCAACGGGCTGCGTTTTTGCATGAATGCAGTGAGCTTGGAGAAAGTGGTCTGAGCGTGATCTTTCAATAGATCCTGCCCCTGACTATCGGCACGAAATATGTATGTTCATTCTTAAAAAACAAACAATAACACACATGGCGACTTTTGAACTTTACACTGACAAAGCTGGCGAATTTCGTTTCCGGCTCAAAGCGGGTAACGGCGAGATAATCCTTGCCAGCGAAGGCTACACCGCCAAAGCATCTGCAATGAACGGTATCGAAAGCGTGAAGACCAACGCTGTCCATGACGCTAATTACGAACGCAAGAAGTCCGACGCTGGACACTCTTTCAACCTACTAGCTGCCAATGATCAAGTGGTTGGCACAAGTCAGGTCTACACAAGCACAACTGCACGTGATAAGGGGATCGAGAGTGTAAGAACGAACGCTCCTACAGCCGGGTTAATGGAAGTTTGAATCTTGTGCAACTAAATTAGGAGAAGAGTCCATTGAGGCTTTTTCTCATGCTTAGTATTATGCGGATCAAGGTCAAAATTTCACGAACCGTCCCTTGAACACTTTACTATCACCACTTGCTTGGTAGGTGTAGACACCTGCTAGCAATCCAGGCAGGACCAGATCGACCTTTCCACCGTTAGTGGTTTGTTGATGGACCAACTGACCACTACTATTCCAGATCGTCAGATCCACTACGGTCCCGAATGGCACCTTCAACAACAGTGTGGCCACATCGTTCATCGGCGACGGATAGAAGCGCTGATCGCTGGATTCGATCTGTTCGTACTCCACTGACCTTACTGAACTATAGCCTTCAAAGCCCAATTGTATCCGGTAAAAAACAGTGCTAAGCTCAGGTGGTGATTCATCAAACCACTGATACGCGACGGCGTTCGTTGGATCTCCGCATATGCCTTCAATGTGGTGTACTTCGGTGAAATTGATGCCATCGGCCGAGCGTTCAACAGCCTGACCATTACATGTGCTGCCACCCTGAATGGTCCAATCGACCCGGATCCCACCAGTTAGTTCAGTGAGCTCATTATGCGCAATAAATGGATGTTCCTGAGCGCGTATGGTTGCATTGCCACACAAAACCAAGACCATGCTGCACACTATTGAATTGATCTGTTGCACGGACATCACTGGTCGGTCGATTAGTGAACGAAATCCTTTTGAACATCGTAATTTATTCTTGACCAAGAGGCCAATAAAAATACGGAACGATCCACCGTATACCTATTGGAAGTGTTCTTTAAGCACCCTGATCGCCACCTTTCCTTGGAGAGAGAACCCGACCCCATTCCGACTCTCACGGACGCCACCTTCGGCAAACCACTTCCATATGAAACAGCCGGAGTACCATGTCTCTTTGCTGAACACATGAAAGAACGCTTCGAATGCCAAAGCTTGTGCTGCTTCATTGCGCACCGCATCCTGATCTTCGGCCCACGGTTCCTTCGCACACGTCGATGTGTTCGTGTATCCCAATTCAGTGAAGAGTACGGGACGATCCAATCGAAGACTCAGCTCCTTTAACATTGCCAGATGCGGCTCCCACCCTGTTCGCAATTCTGCCATTGTCGGATCGCCTTTCTGGCAAAGTGGGAAATAGCCATCAACACCAATATATGCCATCCGCTTCCACAGCGGGAACCGCACTACTTCATCCCAATTCGCCGCATAGGTCAATGGCCCATTGTATTCTTCTGAAATCCGATCGATCAACACCTGCCAATAGTTCGTGCGTTGGGTCACGAACCGTTCCATTTCCGTACCAATGCAGAACAGGTCAACATCCAGTTCCGTTGCCAACTTCGCGAAATAAAGTACGTACTCCGCGTAGCTCTGTTCGAATGGCCCCCATCCGACAGCTGGGTCCGGCTCGTAGGCACCAGTGAATTCACCGTGGCCCAACCAGAGGTGTGGTTTCAGCATCACTTTCAACCCTCGTGCTTTGGCCATGGCTACCATTGCACGTATTCCAACTGGACGCTCACCCCACCATTGGTGGCCATTTGGATCAAAGATGATGCGCCCATTGTTGTCCGGGCCATATGCATACGGAATGAAACAGACCCACTCGGCCCCAATAGCTTGTACCTGTGCTATGCATGTATCACCCACTTCGCGCGGCGGGGCGCTGAAACACACGCCTTGGATCTTTTGCGCATGCGTACTTTGGCTCACCGCTGCAAAGCCGATCACAAAAATTAAGACCCGTACATGATCTGTCAGCATCATACTATGACACGACAACTATATCAACAAAATTGCACATCAGAATTGAATGGACCATATCGTGATCATTGGTAACGGCATTTCGGGGATCACGGCTGCACGCCATATCCGCAAGCGGAGCGACGCAAAGATCACTGTGATCAGCGAGGAAAGCGAACATTTTTTTAGTCGCACAGCACTTATGTACGTCTACATGGGGCATATGCGGTACAAGGATGTGAAACCCTATGAGGATGAGTTCTGGGAGAAGAACCGCATCGACCTTAAACTTGACCGGGTCAATAGAATTGATACGAACCAGAAGCTCTTGGAGTTGAAAAGTAGTGGCAATATCAAGTACGATAAAGTGATCATCGCAACAGGTAGCGTTAGCAATAAATTCGGTTGGCCGGGACAGGACCTTCCTGGTGTGCAGGGGCTATACAGTTTACAGGACCTTGAATTGATGGAGGTGAACACGAAGGGCATTTCTCATGCGGTGATCGTGGGTGGTGGATTGATCGGTGTTGAAATGGCCGAGATGTTATTGTCTCGCAAGATCGCTGTTACATTTCTTGTTCGTGAAGATACATTCTGGGGAGGCGTGATGCCAGAACAAGAAGCTGACCTGATCTCCAGGCATATGCGCGAACACCACGTAGATCTGCAATTCTCTTCTGAGTTACAAGAGGTGATCGCTGGGCCCGACGGTCGCGTTCGCGGTATTCTTACCAAGGCGGGGGAAACGATCGATTGCCAGTTCGTTGGACTTACCGTTGGCGTAAAACCCAATATAGCGTGGCTGAAGGAAAGCCCTGCAATTGCTACGGACAAAGGTGTACTCGTGAATGAATTTCTCGAAACCAATGTGCCGAACATTTATGCCACTGGAGATTGTGCGCAGTTCCATGAACACCCGGATAAGCAGCGAAAGTCGATCGAGCAAGTTTGGTATACCGGACGTATGATGGGAGAGAAAGTGGCTAGAACGATCACTGGAGAACGGACACCCTATGCCCCTGGTCAATGGTTCAACAGTGCAAAATTCTTCGACATTGAATACCAGACATACGGCTGGGTACGCAATAAACTTGGAATTGGTGAAGCCGAATATTACTGGGAACACCCCAATGGAAAGATCGCGATCCATCTTGTTTGGGATGCTGGAACGCGGATCTTCCACGGCATGAGTAGTTTCGGGTTCCGGTTACGGCACGAAGTTTTTGATCGCTGGCTGAATGATCAAATAACAGTGGACCATGTGGTGGATCACTTGGATGAAGCGGCCTTTGATCCAGAATTCTACGAACGCTTTGCATCCACGATCAAGAGGTCATTCAATCAAACCTCTACAGTTCCTGCATGAAGCAGACCGACCATAGCCTTTCGATCACGGATGCGCATAGCAGCATCCTTGATGGTATTCAAAAAAGTGCACTGAGCCTTGCTGCGATCGGCGTTCTTGGGCTGATCGTTAGCATCCCGATGAACACTATTCCCAACCCTGGAATATGGTTGACCGTGGCTTTAGCGGCCATTATCTCGGGAACCATCATTTATGCACGCAGATCCTATCTCACACGACCCGAAGGGATCCAGAACAATGGTGTTTGGCATCGTGGGATTTCAACGCGTGGTATTGCGGGATGGATCATTGGGATCATCCTCACGGGGTTCTACATTCTGTTATACTTCTATCCGGAATATCTCGGCCTTGGAGCCGAAGGAAACGTGAACCATGGGATCGTAGCACTGTTCGATCCGTTGAGCCGTTTTCTTAGTGGAAATGCGGCTTCCCAATGGTTCGTTTATGGCACGATCTATACCGTTGCGATCCTTTCGATGGGTTACAAGTTCATATTGAAATACAGGCACAACAAGTATCAGGTCGTACGTACCATTTCGGTGATGTTCTTTCAATTGGGTTTCGCCTATCTGATCCCGGAACTACTTGCACGACTTAGCCTGCCGTACAACGATTTCAAGAACATGTGGCCGTTGAACTATTCGTTCTTCGATGAATGGAACTTGAAAGGCTTGATCGATGCAGGAGGTTTTGGTTTGTTCATGCTGCTGTTCGGTGTTGCCATGATCTTCGTGATCTCCCCTATCCTCACCTACTTCTACGGGAAACGTTGGTATTGCTCATGGGTCTGTGGTTGCGGTGGTCTTGCTGAAACCGCCGGTGATCCCTTTCGCCACCTCAGTGATAAAAGCACTACCGCATGGAAGATCGAACGGTGGGTCATTCACACCGTTCTTGTTTTCTCCGTGGTTATGACCGTTGCATTGGTATACAGTTACCTCGGTGATGACGCATCCCGCAATACTGCGGGAGGTTTCTGGGTAACGCGTGGTATGTTGCTCGGAATTATTGGTCTCGTTCTGGGTTGCGTGGCCATCGTTCTCATTGTTCGTCCGGGTATGATCAAGGAGGTGAACAACACCGTTCGAATCCTTGTGCTTGCTATTCTGCTATTGATCATCGGTTTTACGGCACACGCGTACTTGACCGGTCGTGGTGATGTCTTTTTTGTAGAGAGCTATCCACTGCGCAAGTGGTACGGATTTGCGATCGGCGCCATATTCAGTGGTGTGATCGGTGTAGGATTCTATCCGTTGATGGGGAGCCGTGTGTGGTGCCGTTTCGGCTGCCCCATGGCCGCGATACTCGGAATGCAACAACGGTTCTTCTCACGTTTCCGGATCACCACAAATGGCGGCCAGTGTATCAGTTGCGGAAACTGCAGCACGCATTGCGAAATGGGCATCGATGTGCGCAGCTACGCACAACGCGGCGAGAATATCGTTCGTTCCAGTTGCGTGGGCTGTGGTGTATGCGCAGCAGTTTGTCCACGCGGCGTGTTGAAACTTGAGTCCCGCAAGCTTGCAGGAGGCAAAGTTCAAGGAAGAGTGAGTAGTGATCCAATAGCGATAGGTAGGACTGGTGCTACGTTGAGGTAGGACAGTATGCTTGAGCCAACATTAGCATTTGATCGTCAATAACAACAACACGCTACAACTCGTCCTATTCGGCATCAACTTTTTACTTGTCCTTTTCTAAATGACCGCCAGCTCCATCATCGACGTGATCATTCCGGCCTTTAATGAGGAGGAAGCCGTAGCACTTGTGGTCGGCGATATTCCAAAGGATCTCGTACGGCATATCGTGGTAGTGAACAACGCAAGCAGTGATCGTACGAGTGAAGAAGCGCGCAAAGCCGGTGCTATCGTTATGGACCAACCGCTGCGCGGCTATGGCAATGCGTGTTTGAAAGGAATAGAGAAAGTAGCTACACACCAACCACCTCCGGACATCGTGGTCTTCATTGATGCGGATCACAGTGATCGCCCACAACAGATGACGGAAGTTGTCGCACCGATCGTAATGAACGATGCCGACTTCGTGATCGGATCGCGTGCCCTAGGACATCGCGAAGACGGAAGTATGATGCCCCAACAGGTCTTCGGGAACTGGCTCGCAACGCGCTTGTTGAAATTATTCTACGGCGTGCGTTACACAGACCTAGGCCCCTTCCGGGCCATACGCTGGCAGGCACTCCAGAACATGCATATGCAGGATCGTACATTTGGCTGGACCGTGGAAATGCAATTAAAAGCCGCCAAACAGAACCTCCGCATCATCGAAGTGCCGGTGGATTACCGCAAGCGTATCGGCTTCTCCAAGATCAGTGGTACGGTGAAAGGCTCCATTCTTGCTGGTTACAAGATCATCGTAACCATTTTCAAATATCGCTGATGGCTATTGCGATCCTCGTGATATACGCGGTGCTACTGAGCTTCATCCTCCTGTTCAGTTTCATGCAGCTCAGACTCGCATTGGCCTATCTCAACAAGCATAAATACACGCGGATGATACCACCGCCCAACTTCGGTGAGCTACCCATCGTTACTATCCAATTGCCGCTTTACAACGAACGTCACGTGGCG
The nucleotide sequence above comes from Flavobacteriales bacterium. Encoded proteins:
- a CDS encoding T9SS type A sorting domain-containing protein, coding for MSVQQINSIVCSMVLVLCGNATIRAQEHPFIAHNELTELTGGIRVDWTIQGGSTCNGQAVERSADGINFTEVHHIEGICGDPTNAVAYQWFDESPPELSTVFYRIQLGFEGYSSVRSVEYEQIESSDQRFYPSPMNDVATLLLKVPFGTVVDLTIWNSSGQLVHQQTTNGGKVDLVLPGLLAGVYTYQASGDSKVFKGRFVKF
- a CDS encoding iron-sulfur cluster assembly accessory protein; the protein is MIKVSENAKAEVTKLLGTQGRGKDHFVRVGVKGGGCSGLMYDLDFDDQMKDGDKVFEDNGVKVVIDKKSMLYLLGTTLDFSGGLNGKGFQFVNPNASRTCGCGESFSI
- a CDS encoding FAD-dependent oxidoreductase — encoded protein: MDHIVIIGNGISGITAARHIRKRSDAKITVISEESEHFFSRTALMYVYMGHMRYKDVKPYEDEFWEKNRIDLKLDRVNRIDTNQKLLELKSSGNIKYDKVIIATGSVSNKFGWPGQDLPGVQGLYSLQDLELMEVNTKGISHAVIVGGGLIGVEMAEMLLSRKIAVTFLVREDTFWGGVMPEQEADLISRHMREHHVDLQFSSELQEVIAGPDGRVRGILTKAGETIDCQFVGLTVGVKPNIAWLKESPAIATDKGVLVNEFLETNVPNIYATGDCAQFHEHPDKQRKSIEQVWYTGRMMGEKVARTITGERTPYAPGQWFNSAKFFDIEYQTYGWVRNKLGIGEAEYYWEHPNGKIAIHLVWDAGTRIFHGMSSFGFRLRHEVFDRWLNDQITVDHVVDHLDEAAFDPEFYERFASTIKRSFNQTSTVPA
- the sufB gene encoding Fe-S cluster assembly protein SufB, which encodes MAQETDDILKEVTEKEYAYGFITDIESEKAEKGLSEEIVRFISAKKNEPEWMLDWRLEAYHAWLKMEEPHWAHVNYPKIDYQNAYYYSAPKKKPQLNSLDEADPELVKTFEKLGISLEEQKRLVGVAVDVVFDSVSVKTTFQAALKEKGIIFSSFSDAVQNHPDLVKKYLGSVVPRTDNYFAALNSAVFSDGSFCYIPPGVRCPMELSTYFRINEAMTGQFERTLLIADEGAYVSYLEGCTAPVRDEHQLHAAVVELVALKDAEIKYSTVQNWYPGDKNGKGGIYNFVTKRALCAGDNSKISWTQVETGSAITWKYPSCVLKGDNSIGEFYSVAVTNNKQQADTGTKMIHIGKGTKSTIISKGISAGLSNNSYRGLVKIGRGAKGARNFSQCDSLLLGDRCGAHTFPYIESENPSAIVEHEATTSKIGEDQIFYLNQRGIATEKAVSLIVNGYCKEVLNQLPMEFAVEAQKLLAVSLEGSVG
- a CDS encoding glycoside hydrolase gives rise to the protein MMLTDHVRVLIFVIGFAAVSQSTHAQKIQGVCFSAPPREVGDTCIAQVQAIGAEWVCFIPYAYGPDNNGRIIFDPNGHQWWGERPVGIRAMVAMAKARGLKVMLKPHLWLGHGEFTGAYEPDPAVGWGPFEQSYAEYVLYFAKLATELDVDLFCIGTEMERFVTQRTNYWQVLIDRISEEYNGPLTYAANWDEVVRFPLWKRMAYIGVDGYFPLCQKGDPTMAELRTGWEPHLAMLKELSLRLDRPVLFTELGYTNTSTCAKEPWAEDQDAVRNEAAQALAFEAFFHVFSKETWYSGCFIWKWFAEGGVRESRNGVGFSLQGKVAIRVLKEHFQ
- a CDS encoding glycosyltransferase family 2 protein, which gives rise to MTASSIIDVIIPAFNEEEAVALVVGDIPKDLVRHIVVVNNASSDRTSEEARKAGAIVMDQPLRGYGNACLKGIEKVATHQPPPDIVVFIDADHSDRPQQMTEVVAPIVMNDADFVIGSRALGHREDGSMMPQQVFGNWLATRLLKLFYGVRYTDLGPFRAIRWQALQNMHMQDRTFGWTVEMQLKAAKQNLRIIEVPVDYRKRIGFSKISGTVKGSILAGYKIIVTIFKYR
- a CDS encoding 4Fe-4S binding protein; translation: MKQTDHSLSITDAHSSILDGIQKSALSLAAIGVLGLIVSIPMNTIPNPGIWLTVALAAIISGTIIYARRSYLTRPEGIQNNGVWHRGISTRGIAGWIIGIILTGFYILLYFYPEYLGLGAEGNVNHGIVALFDPLSRFLSGNAASQWFVYGTIYTVAILSMGYKFILKYRHNKYQVVRTISVMFFQLGFAYLIPELLARLSLPYNDFKNMWPLNYSFFDEWNLKGLIDAGGFGLFMLLFGVAMIFVISPILTYFYGKRWYCSWVCGCGGLAETAGDPFRHLSDKSTTAWKIERWVIHTVLVFSVVMTVALVYSYLGDDASRNTAGGFWVTRGMLLGIIGLVLGCVAIVLIVRPGMIKEVNNTVRILVLAILLLIIGFTAHAYLTGRGDVFFVESYPLRKWYGFAIGAIFSGVIGVGFYPLMGSRVWCRFGCPMAAILGMQQRFFSRFRITTNGGQCISCGNCSTHCEMGIDVRSYAQRGENIVRSSCVGCGVCAAVCPRGVLKLESRKLAGGKVQGRVSSDPIAIGRTGATLR
- a CDS encoding YegP family protein, translated to MATFELYTDKAGEFRFRLKAGNGEIILASEGYTAKASAMNGIESVKTNAVHDANYERKKSDAGHSFNLLAANDQVVGTSQVYTSTTARDKGIESVRTNAPTAGLMEV
- the msrB gene encoding peptide-methionine (R)-S-oxide reductase MsrB; amino-acid sequence: MNWNDVLGYANHGNPEPPSRVEKTEVEWKAVLTAEQFRVTRLKGTERAFSSEACSLFEPGIYKCVCCKTELFDASSKFESGTGWPSFTQPIAENVIAHHMDKTYGMVRIETICNVCDAHLGHAFPDGPAPNGLRFCMNAVSLEKVV